In Streptomyces sp. DG2A-72, one genomic interval encodes:
- a CDS encoding cytochrome c biogenesis CcdA family protein → MTGVSTLAATGYNGTVLNGALLVALPIALLGGLVSFFSPCVLPLVPGYLSYVTGVAGTDLAEARRGRMVAGASLFVLGFTAVFVSSGALFGYFGSNLQEQHGVLNKVLGVLMIAMGVFFMGLMPWLTQREFRFHKRPVTGLVGAPFLGALFGIGWTPCIGPTLASVIALSSQQGSAGRGALLTVAYCLGLGVPFVLAAIAFRKALGAFGWVKRHYVWVMRIGGTMMIATGLLLLTGTWDSLVSEMQNWSNGFTVGI, encoded by the coding sequence GTGACCGGAGTGTCCACGCTGGCCGCCACCGGCTACAACGGCACCGTGCTCAACGGCGCCCTGCTGGTGGCCCTGCCGATCGCGCTGCTCGGCGGCCTTGTCTCCTTCTTCTCGCCGTGCGTCCTGCCGCTCGTCCCCGGCTATCTGTCCTACGTCACCGGAGTCGCCGGCACCGATCTGGCCGAGGCCCGGCGCGGGCGGATGGTCGCGGGCGCTTCGCTGTTCGTGCTGGGCTTCACCGCCGTGTTCGTCTCCAGCGGCGCGCTGTTCGGATACTTCGGCTCCAACCTCCAGGAACAGCACGGTGTGCTGAACAAGGTGCTCGGCGTGCTCATGATCGCCATGGGTGTCTTCTTCATGGGCCTGATGCCCTGGCTCACCCAACGCGAGTTCCGCTTCCACAAGCGACCGGTCACCGGGCTCGTCGGGGCCCCCTTCCTCGGCGCGCTGTTCGGCATCGGATGGACGCCCTGCATCGGCCCCACCCTCGCCTCGGTGATCGCGCTCTCCTCCCAGCAGGGCAGCGCGGGCCGCGGGGCGCTGCTGACCGTCGCGTACTGCCTGGGCCTCGGCGTGCCGTTCGTCCTCGCGGCGATCGCCTTCCGTAAGGCGCTCGGCGCCTTCGGCTGGGTCAAGCGCCACTATGTCTGGGTGATGCGGATCGGCGGCACCATGATGATCGCGACCGGGCTGCTGCTGCTGACCGGCACCTGGGACAGTCTCGTGTCGGAGATGCAGAACTGGTCCAACGGCTTCACTGTGGGGATCTGA
- the ccsB gene encoding c-type cytochrome biogenesis protein CcsB, translated as MTLAAATDLAAATNENLASLSNTLIYSAMAVYTLAFFAYIAEWLLGSRSKVGRTAAALTAQKTAAKAPAVTVQTAGGAAVLERPKVVVRAAAGARDVPDGPGAHGGDEQGDLYGRIAISLTVLAFLIEFGGVLARALSVQRAPWGNMYEFNITFSTVAVAVYLTLLALKKNIRWLGLFLITTVLLDLGLAVTVLYTASDQLVPALHSYWLYIHVSTAIFCGAVFYVGAVSTILYLFKDSYENKLATGGTPGRFANSVLDRLPASASLDKFSYRVNAAVFPLWTFTIIAGAIWAGDAWGRYWGWDPKETWSFITWVAYACYLHARATAGWKGRKAAYLALLAFGCWLFNYYGVNIFVSGKHSYAGV; from the coding sequence GTGACTCTCGCCGCCGCAACCGATCTCGCCGCCGCGACCAACGAAAATCTCGCGAGCCTCAGCAACACGCTGATCTACTCGGCGATGGCCGTCTACACGCTGGCCTTCTTCGCCTACATCGCCGAGTGGCTTCTCGGCAGCCGCAGCAAGGTCGGCCGAACAGCCGCCGCGCTGACCGCGCAGAAGACCGCGGCGAAAGCGCCGGCCGTCACGGTGCAGACGGCGGGCGGGGCCGCCGTACTGGAGCGGCCGAAGGTCGTCGTGCGGGCCGCGGCGGGTGCGCGGGATGTGCCCGACGGGCCGGGGGCCCACGGCGGGGACGAGCAGGGGGACCTCTACGGGCGTATCGCCATCTCCCTCACCGTCCTCGCGTTTCTGATCGAGTTCGGTGGTGTGCTCGCTCGGGCCCTGTCGGTGCAGCGGGCGCCGTGGGGCAACATGTACGAGTTCAACATCACCTTCTCGACGGTCGCCGTCGCTGTGTACCTCACACTGCTCGCGCTGAAGAAGAACATCCGCTGGCTCGGACTCTTCCTGATCACCACGGTCCTCCTCGATCTCGGCCTCGCCGTCACTGTCTTGTACACCGCCAGCGACCAGTTGGTTCCCGCCCTTCACTCGTACTGGCTGTACATCCACGTCTCGACGGCGATCTTCTGCGGCGCGGTCTTCTACGTCGGTGCGGTCTCCACGATCCTGTACCTCTTCAAGGACTCGTACGAGAACAAGCTCGCCACCGGCGGCACGCCCGGCCGCTTCGCGAACTCCGTCCTCGACCGGCTGCCCGCGTCGGCCTCCCTCGACAAGTTCTCGTACCGCGTCAACGCGGCCGTCTTCCCGCTCTGGACGTTCACGATCATCGCGGGCGCGATCTGGGCGGGCGACGCGTGGGGCCGCTACTGGGGCTGGGACCCCAAGGAGACCTGGTCCTTCATCACCTGGGTCGCCTACGCCTGCTATCTGCACGCCCGCGCCACGGCCGGCTGGAAGGGCCGCAAGGCCGCCTACCTGGCCCTGCTCGCCTTCGGCTGCTGGCTGTTCAACTACTACGGCGTCAACATCTTCGTGTCGGGCAAGCACTCGTACGCGGGTGTGTAA
- a CDS encoding CU044_5270 family protein, with protein sequence MNQLPELPERDLPPGRHRLLKEHLMTEIRREDQAARTRARWLLPALGAGAVATVAAVAFTVPFGSSSAPAVSKEAVAVLEGAARGAESGVPYGRIRDDQFVYIKSRVAYMRQVNGGPEKLDPVHTREIWNSVNGSTSGLLEEDIDNNQHVVLEGWQDMTYRDLAELPTDPDEMYDWLCATSAKKVDAEHPDQDEEAFVLFGDLVQESLMPPDVSAALYRAAARIPGVEVVRGVKDAVGREGVAITRQSGRVQVQMIFDEKTSVFLGERELDDDGKVRGISAILDRAIVDKAGQRP encoded by the coding sequence ATGAACCAGCTTCCCGAACTTCCGGAGAGGGATCTTCCACCGGGCCGTCACCGACTCCTCAAGGAGCATCTGATGACCGAGATCCGGCGCGAGGACCAGGCCGCCCGCACGCGTGCCAGGTGGCTGCTGCCCGCGCTGGGGGCCGGTGCCGTGGCAACCGTCGCGGCCGTAGCCTTCACCGTCCCCTTCGGATCTTCGTCGGCGCCGGCCGTGTCCAAGGAGGCCGTGGCCGTGCTGGAGGGCGCGGCGCGAGGAGCCGAGAGCGGGGTGCCGTACGGCAGGATCCGCGACGACCAGTTCGTCTACATCAAGAGCCGGGTCGCCTACATGCGCCAGGTGAACGGCGGTCCCGAAAAGCTCGATCCCGTCCACACCAGGGAGATCTGGAACTCGGTGAACGGCAGCACGAGCGGGCTCCTGGAGGAGGACATCGACAACAACCAGCACGTGGTGCTGGAGGGCTGGCAGGACATGACCTACCGCGACCTTGCCGAACTGCCCACCGACCCGGACGAGATGTACGACTGGCTGTGCGCGACGAGCGCCAAGAAGGTCGACGCCGAGCACCCGGACCAGGACGAGGAGGCCTTCGTCCTCTTCGGCGACCTGGTCCAGGAGTCGCTGATGCCGCCGGACGTGAGCGCGGCGCTCTACCGGGCCGCCGCCCGGATTCCGGGCGTCGAGGTGGTCCGGGGCGTCAAGGACGCGGTGGGCCGTGAAGGGGTCGCGATCACCCGGCAGAGCGGCCGGGTGCAGGTGCAGATGATCTTCGACGAGAAGACCTCCGTCTTCCTCGGCGAGCGGGAACTCGACGACGACGGCAAGGTCCGCGGCATCAGCGCGATCCTTGACCGGGCCATCGTGGACAAGGCAGGTCAGCGCCCTTAA
- a CDS encoding nucleoside deaminase, whose protein sequence is MDQAQARTWLTTAIEEARAGLAEGGIPIGAALYGADGALLGRGHNRRVQDGDPSMHAETAAFRAAGRQRSYRGTTMVTTLSPCWYCSGLVRQFGISRVVIGEAATFHGGHDWLAEHGVGIVLLDDPECVGMMRDFIKNNPALWNEDIGD, encoded by the coding sequence ATGGATCAGGCACAGGCACGCACCTGGCTCACCACCGCGATCGAGGAGGCCCGCGCCGGGCTCGCCGAGGGCGGCATCCCGATCGGCGCCGCGCTCTACGGCGCCGACGGCGCGCTCCTCGGCCGCGGCCACAACCGGCGGGTCCAGGACGGCGACCCGTCCATGCATGCGGAGACGGCCGCGTTCCGTGCTGCGGGACGGCAGCGGTCGTATCGCGGGACGACGATGGTGACGACGCTCTCGCCGTGCTGGTACTGCTCGGGACTGGTCCGGCAGTTCGGCATCTCGCGGGTGGTGATCGGCGAGGCGGCCACCTTCCACGGCGGTCACGACTGGCTCGCCGAGCACGGTGTCGGGATCGTGCTCCTGGACGATCCCGAGTGCGTCGGGATGATGCGCGACTTCATCAAGAACAATCCGGCCCTGTGGAATGAGGACATCGGTGACTGA
- a CDS encoding cytochrome c biogenesis protein ResB, with product MSKTTASDATSAAAEDQDQDLGAAGSQLSTAPKEELPGLPSMGVVGWARWFWRQLTSMRVALLLLLLLAIGAIPGSLIPQSGTDATKVADFRDKHDILAPVYDKLGLFHVYSSVWFSAIYILLFVSLIGCIVPRTWQFVGQLRSRPPGAPRRLTRLPAYTTWRTEAEPEQVREAALTLLKKRHFRAHLSGDAVAAEKGYLREVGNLAFHIALIVMLVAFAVGQLFKMEGNKLVLEGDGFSNTLTQYDDFKSGTLFDTDDLAPFSFILNDFTGTYETSGPNKGTPRTYKAAITYAEGAYGKDKKTVVQVNKPLEIGDSKVYLTAHGYAPLITVRDGKGNVVYSDAVPLLPLDSNSTSSGVIKVYDGYKNAKGVSEQLGFKAFFLPSYVKGNEISSAFPALLNPILNLEPYHGDLGVDSGIPQSVYQLDKSHMKDFKDSKGQQLRENLKPGETMKLPGGAGTVTYEGTKEWANFQVTQQPASGWALGGAITAIFGLAASLFIQRRRVWVRATRSADGVTVVEMAGLGRSESAKVPEELGELAGILYDRTPGAPDRDTGTDTAQDGVSAPAVPPTTDEPAPDKPDSATAQRAAKSPVADPAAEPSTEHINPDTQAVPAEGLET from the coding sequence ATGAGCAAGACGACCGCCTCCGACGCGACTTCGGCCGCCGCCGAGGACCAGGACCAGGACCTGGGCGCCGCCGGCTCCCAGCTCTCCACCGCCCCCAAGGAGGAGCTGCCGGGCCTGCCCTCCATGGGCGTCGTCGGCTGGGCCCGCTGGTTCTGGCGTCAGCTCACCTCCATGCGGGTCGCCCTGCTGCTGCTCCTGCTGCTGGCGATCGGTGCGATCCCCGGCTCGCTGATCCCGCAGTCCGGAACCGACGCCACCAAGGTCGCCGACTTCCGCGACAAGCACGACATCCTCGCGCCGGTCTACGACAAGCTCGGCCTCTTCCACGTCTACAGCTCGGTGTGGTTCTCCGCGATCTACATCCTGCTGTTCGTCTCCCTCATCGGCTGCATCGTGCCCCGCACCTGGCAGTTCGTCGGTCAGCTGCGCAGCCGTCCGCCGGGCGCGCCCAGGCGGCTGACCCGGCTGCCCGCGTACACGACCTGGCGCACCGAGGCGGAGCCGGAGCAGGTCCGCGAGGCCGCGCTGACCCTGCTGAAGAAGCGGCACTTCCGCGCCCATCTCTCCGGTGACGCCGTCGCCGCCGAGAAGGGCTATCTGCGTGAGGTCGGAAACCTCGCCTTCCATATCGCGCTGATCGTGATGCTGGTCGCCTTCGCCGTCGGCCAGCTGTTCAAGATGGAGGGCAACAAGTTGGTCCTCGAGGGCGACGGCTTCTCCAACACCCTCACCCAGTACGACGACTTCAAGTCCGGCACCCTCTTCGACACCGACGACCTGGCGCCGTTCAGCTTCATCCTGAACGACTTCACCGGCACGTACGAGACCTCCGGCCCCAACAAGGGCACTCCGCGCACCTACAAGGCCGCCATCACCTACGCCGAGGGCGCCTACGGCAAGGACAAGAAGACCGTCGTCCAGGTCAACAAGCCCCTGGAGATCGGCGACTCGAAGGTCTACCTCACCGCCCACGGCTACGCCCCCCTCATCACCGTCCGGGACGGCAAGGGCAACGTCGTCTACAGCGACGCCGTGCCGCTGCTGCCGCTCGACTCCAACTCCACCTCCTCCGGCGTGATCAAGGTCTACGACGGCTACAAGAACGCCAAGGGCGTCAGTGAACAGCTCGGCTTCAAGGCCTTCTTCCTGCCGAGCTATGTGAAGGGCAACGAGATCTCCTCCGCCTTCCCGGCGCTGCTGAACCCGATCCTGAACCTGGAGCCCTACCACGGCGACCTCGGCGTCGACTCGGGCATCCCGCAGAGCGTGTACCAGCTCGACAAGTCGCATATGAAGGACTTCAAGGACTCCAAGGGCCAGCAGTTGAGGGAGAACCTCAAGCCCGGCGAGACCATGAAGCTCCCGGGCGGCGCCGGCACGGTCACCTACGAGGGCACCAAGGAGTGGGCGAACTTCCAGGTCACCCAGCAGCCCGCCAGCGGCTGGGCGCTCGGCGGTGCCATCACCGCGATCTTCGGCCTCGCCGCCTCCCTGTTCATCCAGCGCCGCCGGGTGTGGGTGCGGGCTACGCGCAGCGCCGATGGGGTGACGGTCGTTGAAATGGCCGGCCTCGGCCGAAGCGAGTCCGCCAAGGTGCCCGAGGAACTCGGTGAACTCGCGGGGATTCTTTACGACCGGACTCCCGGGGCCCCCGACCGGGATACCGGCACGGACACGGCGCAGGACGGCGTATCCGCCCCCGCCGTGCCGCCCACGACCGACGAGCCTGCCCCCGACAAGCCGGACTCCGCCACCGCGCAGCGCGCCGCCAAGTCACCGGTCGCCGACCCCGCTGCGGAGCCGAGCACCGAGCACATCAACCCCGATACCCAAGCCGTACCTGCCGAAGGGCTGGAGACGTGA
- a CDS encoding isopenicillin N synthase family oxygenase has protein sequence MRTSVTDPRIPTIDLKPWFDGDPEVRARIARTVDEALQTAGFLLVTGHGVDPSLRSRIREAAKAFFALPVEVKQAYAAKVGGRGWLGPGAEANGYSEGTETPPDLKESLTFATHEPFEDPETNAEWYAPNVWPAQVPELQRLCEEYLARMADLEKTLLSLLGEALGLESDFFSRHMDHPTYGFNINWYPGTEVIGAPEPGQFRIGPHTDFGTVTILDRQAGKGGLQVYTDEGGWEDAPYDAEAFTINIGDLMARWTGDRWRSGRHRVLPPPADAPTEELMSLVYFGECTPGTLVESVPAPVGRVAYEPVDSHVYLREKLDSITVD, from the coding sequence ATGAGGACATCGGTGACTGACCCCCGTATCCCCACGATCGACCTGAAGCCCTGGTTCGACGGCGACCCGGAGGTCCGCGCGCGGATCGCCCGTACCGTCGACGAGGCGCTGCAGACCGCCGGGTTCCTGCTCGTCACCGGGCACGGTGTGGACCCTTCGCTGCGCTCCCGGATCCGCGAGGCCGCGAAGGCGTTCTTCGCGCTGCCCGTCGAGGTCAAGCAGGCCTACGCCGCGAAGGTCGGCGGGCGTGGCTGGCTCGGGCCGGGGGCGGAGGCCAACGGGTACTCGGAGGGGACCGAGACCCCGCCGGACCTGAAGGAGTCGCTGACCTTCGCCACGCACGAGCCCTTCGAGGACCCGGAGACCAACGCGGAGTGGTACGCGCCGAACGTCTGGCCCGCTCAGGTGCCGGAGCTTCAGCGGCTCTGCGAGGAGTATCTGGCGCGGATGGCCGACCTGGAGAAGACACTCCTGTCCCTCCTCGGTGAGGCCCTCGGGCTCGAATCCGACTTCTTCTCCCGGCACATGGACCATCCGACATACGGCTTCAACATCAACTGGTACCCGGGCACCGAGGTGATCGGCGCACCCGAGCCGGGCCAGTTCCGCATCGGCCCGCACACCGACTTCGGGACGGTCACGATCCTCGACCGGCAGGCCGGCAAGGGCGGCCTGCAGGTCTACACGGACGAGGGCGGCTGGGAGGACGCGCCGTACGACGCGGAGGCCTTCACCATCAACATCGGTGACCTGATGGCCCGTTGGACCGGCGACCGCTGGCGCTCCGGCCGCCACCGCGTCCTCCCACCCCCCGCCGACGCACCCACCGAGGAGCTGATGTCCCTCGTCTACTTCGGCGAGTGCACCCCGGGCACCCTCGTGGAGTCCGTACCGGCACCGGTGGGGCGGGTGGCGTACGAGCCGGTCGACTCGCATGTGTATCTGCGGGAGAAGCTGGACTCGATCACCGTCGACTGA
- a CDS encoding RNA polymerase sigma factor, whose amino-acid sequence MDTNLRTRIRAGDHNAFGDLFDAYARSVYSHAFRLTGEWSTAEDVVSLTFLDAWRLRERLDEEGGSLRPWLLGIATNVTRNTRRTARRHAAAVARLPPAEDVRDFADDVAGRLDDSAQLAVVRTALAKLRRAEREVLALCVWSGLGYEAAAEALGVPVGTVRSRLSRARTKLAKYMEPPHPHGQMRGDRTTAAGPIREGNR is encoded by the coding sequence GTGGATACGAATCTGCGCACACGCATCCGCGCGGGGGACCACAACGCCTTCGGTGACCTCTTCGACGCGTACGCACGCTCCGTCTACAGCCATGCCTTCCGGCTCACGGGGGAGTGGAGCACGGCCGAGGACGTCGTCTCGCTGACCTTCCTGGACGCGTGGCGGCTGCGTGAGCGGCTCGACGAGGAGGGCGGCTCGCTGCGGCCGTGGCTGCTCGGCATCGCCACCAACGTCACCCGCAACACCCGCCGCACCGCCCGACGACACGCGGCGGCCGTCGCCCGTCTGCCGCCCGCCGAGGACGTACGGGACTTCGCCGACGACGTCGCGGGCCGGCTGGACGACTCGGCGCAACTGGCCGTCGTACGGACCGCGTTGGCGAAGCTGCGGCGGGCCGAGCGTGAAGTGCTGGCGCTGTGCGTGTGGTCGGGGCTGGGCTACGAGGCGGCGGCCGAGGCGCTAGGGGTGCCCGTCGGGACCGTACGATCGCGGCTTTCGCGGGCGCGGACGAAACTCGCGAAATATATGGAACCGCCTCACCCGCACGGACAGATGAGAGGTGACCGCACCACCGCGGCCGGGCCCATCAGGGAGGGAAACCGATGA
- a CDS encoding SRPBCC family protein translates to MTGSIEQGASRIHGSTHILHFLVRLPRPMETVWPALATAEGLAAWFTPADVLEPRLGGAVTLRDVGSGRVTAWDVERIAEYTVEGGGRLRFHLERAGDEGSTLRFTHEFRGEQESEERWRARFERLIENLSRR, encoded by the coding sequence ATGACCGGTTCCATCGAGCAGGGCGCCAGCCGGATCCACGGGAGCACGCACATACTCCACTTCCTGGTGCGGCTCCCGAGGCCCATGGAGACGGTCTGGCCCGCCCTGGCCACCGCGGAAGGCCTGGCCGCCTGGTTCACTCCGGCCGATGTCCTCGAACCCCGTCTCGGCGGCGCGGTCACCCTGCGTGACGTCGGCTCCGGGAGAGTCACCGCCTGGGACGTGGAGCGGATCGCCGAGTACACGGTGGAGGGCGGTGGCCGGCTCAGGTTCCATCTCGAGCGCGCCGGCGACGAGGGCAGCACGCTCCGCTTCACCCATGAGTTCCGGGGCGAGCAGGAGTCGGAGGAGCGGTGGCGGGCGCGGTTCGAGCGGCTGATCGAGAACCTCAGTCGACGGTGA